A stretch of Henckelia pumila isolate YLH828 chromosome 4, ASM3356847v2, whole genome shotgun sequence DNA encodes these proteins:
- the LOC140866001 gene encoding uncharacterized protein, producing the protein MGKAIWNELVQNHWSKEKHIMKCESARKNWMTKKDGSITRHAGGSISFGAHRERMKKELGREVDPFEVFKRTHKKKQGTGEFVDTKSKRISENYRENLNFDDQSSHPSFDLSSWCDVAGCPTKGRVYGYDRDQNFERSCGASLFPAMDGMRSNEINNEFSKEIEEMRAARKKMEEEIEESKKKLECNHGK; encoded by the exons ATGGGAAAAGCTATATGGAATGAGTTAGTTCAGAATCACTGGAGTAAAGAAAAACATATTATGAAATGTGAATCTGCAAGAAAAAATTGGAtgacaaagaaagatggatcaatTACAAGACATGCTGGGGGTTCCATATCTTTTGGGGCACATCGAGAAAGAATG AAAAAAGAGTTGGGGCGAGAAGTAGATCCATTTGAAGTTTTTAAACGTACACACAAGAAGAAGCAAGGAACTGGGGAGTTCGTTGACACTAAATCAAAAAGAATTAGT GAAAACTACAGGGAAAATCTTAATTTTGATGATCAATCTTCTCATCCTTCATTTGATCTCTCATCTTGGTGTGATGTGGCGGGTTGCCCAACAAAGGGAAGGGTATATGGATATGATCGTgatcaaaattttgaaagatCATGCGGTGCAAGTTTGTTTCCAGCAATGGATGGAATGCGTTCTAATGAGATAAACAATGAGTTTTCTAAAGAAATTGAAGAGATGCGTGCAGCGAGGAAGAAGATggaagaagaaattgaagagaGTAAGAAGAAATTGGAATGTAATCATGGAAAATAA